The following DNA comes from Miscanthus floridulus cultivar M001 chromosome 5, ASM1932011v1, whole genome shotgun sequence.
AAGCCCTAACACATGTAGATTGAAGTGAATCGGACAatatccaaacaagacctaagaTTAGTATGACAGATGTTGTTTGAGAGGTGCTACTATAACTattaaaaaaactcgacctgtggGGAGGATGACGGCCCCGGGTTTTTCtcttaagaagaagatcttctcacacagatcgagaaaacccccaaacccccgcccccatcctgaCGCAGTGGTACCGTAaccctgtgagaaccgggccggGGCCTAACTGCGCTTTGGCACCTGGGGGCGGACGAggagatttttttaacctcagcttgaaattcgctcccacaggGAGTCGAACTCAGGACTTGAGGAGTGCCGTCAGGCCACCTAACCGCTTGGACTAGGCGCCCTTTGGCGGTGCTACTATAACTATTAAGACTCAATTTCAGAGTTAGGGAGGTTATAAGGCTATAGTGATCCACAGATATTCATGTCGGCAGTATGTTTTATAACATCACTTAAGAAATTCGTTTAGTGCATTATTGTAAACCATCTGAAAATGAATAGTGCTAGTCGCAATAAATTTTGTACTTTTTTTCCCCTTCTGCTCTTAACATTTTGGTTCTTATTTCATCTGACACATAAATCTCTATATTGCGGTTAGCAAATTACAGAAGACCTTCGGCAAGCTATAAACAAACTAATTTCAATATCTTGTACAAGAACTACAATGGTCCAGTTTCAAGTTTCAACAGATAAGGGCAAGGAGAATGGAATAGAGAAGAGTAATGGTAAAATTTTAGCTCCACGCACAACTTTTTCACCGTTCAAGTTTGCTCATCAGATCTTCAAGTCGTGGCAGTTCCTGTAATATGTCATTCCAGTTTGGCATACCCTATAACAAATATCACATGTGCAGAGTCAGTTATTATTATTTCTACTATTATGGTAGATTAGATTCAATGTCATTTGGACCCTCTTTGTCTGGTTCAGTTATGGAATTATATTGCCCTACTTCAGTACTTCTATTACATATACGATATCAAGTAATAATTTTCCTTGTACCAAAGTGAAACTGAGAACAGAGAATAATTACTATTCCAGATCTTCTGACACGGCCATCCAGACGAAGGATTATGTAGACATCCTCACCAGGAGTGACACCTTCGGACTCTTGCTGGTCCCGTATCCAACTGAACCATAATAAGTACGAGTAGATGTCAAAACTCAGGATAGTAAATTACCACATTCAAGCATCTAGAACCATGCTAAGAATAACACAAAAGGAACAGGACTGCACTTGAAGTATTTCTGTAGCGGCACGTAGAAAAAAGATGTAAACGTACAGACTAGAAAAGGGAGTTAAACAAGTAAATATATCTTGAAATTTAGAAAAACTATGGTATCTTTCAGTGTCAAACTCTCCAAACTTGAGACACATTATTTCTTACCTTAGGCGCTATCAATATGTGGATGCAGTAGAAGGGATAAATGCCATATCAGAACCTAAACATATGGATATGTTTTTTCTGCAATCATACCTATGGCCTATGGCAAGAGAAGAAACAAAGAACACCGTATCTTTTCAATAGTTTGTGGTTTTACAGCTAACAATGTCATTTGCCCCAAAAAACCCTACTTCTTTACCTGAGTGGGCAATATGGCTTTCAAGTTTCAAATATGGTGTGTGCTAGAGGGGAAGATCAGAATCCTTTACATGTAGGATGGATTGTAAGTTTATATATCTGTATAATAATTTCCCTTTTTGTGCTGCTACACAATCTTGTACCTTAATTATGTTATTGTGCTATGTTAGAAATTaaaaatgtatttgtgaaaaacaGTCTTGCTACTTATTGAAGTTAGATATACAGTATAGGACAAAATGCATATACATCAAAGGAAATGCACCTTTCCCATTGTTCAGGGGAGACAATATCAGCCTTAAATCGAACCTCAGACTTCAACCGTGACTTTGCTGCAATAGATTCAGTACGCTTTTCAAAGTCACCCTGTCAAAAACAACATTGCATTAAACTATCAAAGAAAGGGACCAAGTTTTTGGTACAAAACAAACTAAAAGGCAGGTGAGGTTTTTGGTATTTAGCCAATATGTAAGGTTGGTCTAACCCCAACAGAAGGAACTGATGCAGCAGCTCTTCTTGTACCAAAACCCCTTGGTTTGGTTTGGTCTTTCTGAGAAGCACCAAAGATCACAGGAATTAGAAGAACACCTCGTTTGAGTAGTTCAGTCCGGTACCTCTCAGCTCTTTGCAATGCCCGAGTAACAGATACTTTTGAACCTGCCAATATCACCTAAAATACACCTCAAATGACAAGTGACTGAATAAAGATTTCGGAAATAAAtgagaaaaggaaattcatttcagcAAACATACAGTGGACATTAAAAATGAAGAAAGTTATACTAACAGGCCTAGTGATGTCCCGGAGTTGAACAAGTTCAATAATGCGATTGGTTGACAGGCGCACAGGTAATCTTGAAAGGGTTTCATTACGAGAAATTTGCGTGATCTGCTTCTCTTCTTTCTTGTTTTCCCAGAAATACAAAGCTACCAGCACAACAATACCTGCGGCATACTGATTCAAAAGTTTAATTATTTTTAGTTTAATTGAAAGTGTGAGACAGATGGCATAAAGTTGATACTCTAATCAGGATCAATGAACTAGTAAAATATAAGGGGTACATTTATTTACTTGTGGAAGTTGCTGTTGAAGCATCCCACAAAGAAATAGTTATTCAAGATATTTCAACATAAGAAAACATTGTTGCCATGTCACAGTGGAGCAAAAAGACATGTGGCCCAACTGTTTAACTCCATGCGACCATGCAAGAACTATCTTTCAGGGCATGGAGCATGTCAATTTACCTCCAATATTGATGGCAGCATTTCCAGCAGTTTCCAGAAGATCAGGGGCGCCATCACCCCCTCGAACTGCTAGTACAAGTCGGGGAATGGTAAAGAATGTTGAAATTCCAGCTGCTGCTGTCAAAGCTACATAGAAGAATCTTCGGACACCACGAAATGGTGCTTGTACTTCACTAATGAGTTTCAGGTCTCTTCGGAAACCAGAACCAATATCTTCTCCACCACGCAAAGCCTGAAATGAAATTACAGGATATAGAAGATCTTATTGTGGACATTaaattggtcaaaatcaaaactcaGATCGCCCAATCTTCAACTATGATCCGCAGATTACTTCTTATCCAGCATGCAGTAATGCAGTGAAGTTCAAAGTCACAAACCTCTTCTTGAAGTTCCTTGAATTCTGGTGATGCTCTGAATGGCGCCAAGTCTGGATCGTTAAGTATGGTACCAAATTTGAGATTGTAGTCTCGCAAAGCTTCCCTTAAACATTCTGCAGCTTTTTTGCTTTCTTCTCTGGTCCAAACATATGCAGAAAATAAATGAACAATAAAAAAAAACCTTAAAATGTTCTGATTGTGGAACAAGAGATTCCAAATGACTCCACAAAAAAAAATCTCTAAAGACCTTGATTTCTGGTTTTTTTAGTTTTGTTAATGGTTTTTAGTATTTATTCATAGTTAGATACATTAATTTGAAGCATTACTACACATGATCTCACTGACAAATAGATGAAACTTCTAATGAGTA
Coding sequences within:
- the LOC136452179 gene encoding protein LOW PSII ACCUMULATION 1, chloroplastic-like: MAAVAAAPRPQLSPLSGGGGAAISSLTLQTPAFISPLPTRRRRRCVLRSNASSSPSPPPSQEKEAAAEVVPTAESCVNTGLQLFSKGRVKDALEQFENALELNPTPIEAQAALYNKACCHAYREESKKAAECLREALRDYNLKFGTILNDPDLAPFRASPEFKELQEEALRGGEDIGSGFRRDLKLISEVQAPFRGVRRFFYVALTAAAGISTFFTIPRLVLAVRGGDGAPDLLETAGNAAINIGGIVVLVALYFWENKKEEKQITQISRNETLSRLPVRLSTNRIIELVQLRDITRPVILAGSKVSVTRALQRAERYRTELLKRGVLLIPVIFGASQKDQTKPRGFGTRRAAASVPSVGGDFEKRTESIAAKSRLKSEVRFKADIVSPEQWESWIRDQQESEGVTPGEDVYIILRLDGRVRRSGIGMPNWNDILQELPRLEDLMSKLER